CGGGCGTGAAACGGGATTATTCGATCATTCTGGCACCCTTCAGCGGCGTGATCGCGAAGAAGTATACCGAGGTCGGCGAGCTCCTGCTGCCGGGCAAACAGATCGTCCAGATCGTGAATCCCGACCGGATCTACGTGCTGGCAACGATCGACGAAGTGGACGTGGGACGTCTCAAGCTCGGCCAGCCGGTCACGATCACCGTGGACGCCTATCCCGGGGAAAAATTCCGGGGTGTGGTCGGACGGATATCGCCGATCGTGAGCGGCGGCAAGCTCGAGACCCGGACCGCCGACGTCTGGATCTATTTCAACCAGAAGGACGCCCGGATGAAGCCGGGCATGTCGGCGGACATCGAGATCCTGATCACGACCCTCGAGAACGTGATATCCGTGCCTTCCCAGTGCGTCGTGGAGCGGGACAGCCGGAAGCAGGTGTTCATTGCCGAAGGGAAGTCGCTGAAGACCGGAGCGGCAGCCATCGCTCGGCTGAGGCCGGTCGAGGTCGGCGAGACGAATTGGAGCTTCACCGAGATCACGAAAGGCCTTGTCGTCGGGGAGTTTGTCATCACCACGCCCGAGGCGGAGGGCCTGAAGAACGGGGTCAAGGTGAAGGTGGAGTAGATCCGCCGCATTCACGCATAAGCACATTGACGCGTAATGATCGATCTTTCCAAGATAACCAAGTCCTATCGGATGGGCGAGATGGAACTGCAGGTCCTCTCCGGCGTATCCCTCGCGGTCCAAAAGGGCGAACTGATCGCCATCATGGGGCCGTCCGGCTCCGGCAAATCCACGCTCATGAACATCATCGGATGCCTCGACCGGCCGACCAGCGGGGTCTACCGGTTCGAGAACCGGGAGATCAGCACGATGACCGATGATGAGCTTGCATCGGTCAGAAACAGCAAGCTCGGCTTCGTGTTCCAGACCTTCAACCTCCTTCCCCGTTTTTCCGCCCTGAAAAATGTCGAAGTGCCGCTCATCTACAGCGGGGTGCCTGCGCGTCAGCGCAGGGAGCGCGCCCTGCCGCTGCTGCAAAGAGTCGGTCTCGGGGACCGGATGGACCACAAGCCGACCGAGCTTTCCGGCGGACAGCAGCAGCGCGTGGCGATCGCCCGCGCGCTCGTGAACAACCCTCCGCTCCTGCTCGCGGACGAGCCGACCGGCAACCTTGACAGCCGTTCCGGCGAGGATATCCTTAAAATCCTGACCGGCCTCAATGACCAGGGCGTCACCGTCATCATCGTCACCCACGACCAGAACGTCGCGGCGAAGTGCAGGCGGATCATCACGCTGAAGGACGGCCAGATTCTGGACGACAGGGCGCAGGCATGAACTTTTTCGAAACCTTCAGGGTGGCCTTCGAGGCGATATTGTCGAACAAGGTCCGGTCGGGCCTGACCATGCTCGGCGTGATCATCGGCGTCATGGCCGTGATCCTGCTCGTGTCCATCGGCGAGGGCGCGCGCGTCTACATTACCGGGGAGCTTACGGGTCTCGGCACGAACCTCCTGATCATCACGCCCGGGAAGACGAGCACCAGCGGCGGCTTCCACCCGCCCTCGGCGGGCACCGTGCGCAAATTGACCTACGACGATTCCCTGGCGCTCCGGCGGCGGGCGTGGCTCCTGACCGACGCAGTCCCGATCGTGCTCGGCACGGGCAAGGTCAAGTACCAGAACCGCAGCCGCGATACCACCATCATCGGCACCACGATCGAATTCGAACGGGTCCGTAACCTTTTCGTGGATACCGGCTCATTCGTCGCCCTGGAAGACGTGGACGGAAAATCGAAAGTGATCGTTCTCGGCAGAAAGGTGAAGGACGAGCTCTTCGGGGATGAGTCGCCGCTCGGAAAGGTCGTCATGCTGTCGGATGCCCGCTACCGGGTGATCGGCGTCATGCGGAAAAAGGGGACGAGCCTGGGATGGGACATTGACGACGTGGTGTTCATACCGGTGACGAGCGGCCAGGAGCTGTTCGACACGGACGGGCTCTTCGAGATCCTTGCCTCGACGCCGAGGGCCGAGGACGTTGACCGCGCCATCTCGCAGATCAAGGACATCCTGATACGTCGCCACGCGCACAAGGAGGACTTCACGATCCAGACGCAGGGCGCGATGCTCTCGACCATGAATACGATCCTTGGCGTCCTGACGGCCGTGCTCGGCGGCATTGCAGGTATCTCGCTGCTCGTGGGCGGCATCGGGATCATGAACATCATGCTCGTCTCGGTCCGGGAGCGGACGCGGGAGATCGGCATCCGGAAGGCATTGGGCGCGAGGAACCGGGACATCATGGCCCAATTCATGATCGAGGCCATGACGCTCTCCGGCGCCGGCGGGATCATCGGCATCCTGATCGGCGTAGGACTGGCGCTCCTGATCCCCGTGTTCGTGGATGTACTGCCGACCAGCGTTTCGCTCTGGTCGATCCTGATGGCGTTCTTCTTCTCCGCGGCTGTCGGTGTGTTCTTCGGCGTCTACCCGGCCCGCAAGGCCGCGCTCCAGGACCCGATCCAGGCGCTCAGGTACGAGTGAGAAACTGCATCCACCACTTCCATAAGTCCTTAGACGAGCCAAGCAACGAGAGCTTTTCATCTCACATACCATGATTTCCCATACCAAAGTCTTTAATCGTTTAAACAGGAATCTATTCTAACCGTTATTGGCAGTTGCGGTATACTTTAAAGGAAAGAGGAATGTCAGGAAGAGGAGGTAGACCTATGGTTACCGTAGCATTGTACGTCCGCCTGGAAGCCAAGCCGGGAAAAGAAGCAGAAGTCGAGAGTTTTCTGAAGAGCGGTCTTCCGATCGTCGAGGAGGAGCCGGCTACGACGGCCTGGTTCGGAATCCGTTTGGGCCCGTCAACGTTCGGCATTTTCGATGCCTTCCCTGACGAGAAGGGACGGCAGGCGCATCTCTCGGGAAGGGTGGCAGCCGCCTTGATGGCTAAGGCCCCCGAGCTCCTGGCGAAGCCGCCGGTAATCGAGAAAGTCGACGTTCTCGCGGCAAAGCTTCCCGAAGCGAAACTCGCAAAAGAGAGAAAGGCCGCATGACAACCACGTTGCACCGACCGTCATCACATGGGGAGCCCTGCCAGGGTTCAGGCATCATGACAGGGAAGAAGAGCGCCTGAGCATGATAGCATTGACCGCGCACAATCCCATGACCGGTGGTTGTTTCTTGCACGCCTTGAAAATGTATCGAATAAAAATGCAAGGCGCGGGATGGAGGCTGTATCCCGCGCTTTTTTTGTTGCAGGCGACAGATATCGGATGCCGTATGCGGAAGGGATGCTGGTAACTCTGCATCATCATCAACAGGGAACGCCGGCGGTCAGACTTGAACCGGGAAGTCATATATGGTATCTGTTTTTTTATGGAATACATATTGCTCGTATATTCGACGGTTCTCGTGCGGTCAGGTACCCTGCATTGAATACCACTGTTTGAAATCGTGATTCCATGGTATATTCCGGGAGTATGACGTGCGGCACTTATCGTCTGCAAATAATCATTGAAAGGCAGCTAAAATGAGTGTACTGATCGGGAAAGAGATCTTGAAAGCGTTAAAGAGGAAATCGATCATCATCGAGCCGCTCGACAAAGAGCAGATCGGTCCCGGCTCCATTGATCTTACCCTTGGCAATGATTTCAGGATCTTTAAAAAACGCTCCAGG
This Nitrospirota bacterium DNA region includes the following protein-coding sequences:
- a CDS encoding efflux RND transporter periplasmic adaptor subunit — translated: MAFMTKKTLIWIVALVAVVAAVIMLTGKKPVPVKVTEIKPGELRVVVNATTTSTIKSETEVTLSAQRTGRVVALPVREGDIVKAGALICRLDLTEESVQSESVLAQSKATYDEADKNLKRTEGLFEKGMVAQQDLDTARKAYEVAKSQYEAAKADSGVKRDYSIILAPFSGVIAKKYTEVGELLLPGKQIVQIVNPDRIYVLATIDEVDVGRLKLGQPVTITVDAYPGEKFRGVVGRISPIVSGGKLETRTADVWIYFNQKDARMKPGMSADIEILITTLENVISVPSQCVVERDSRKQVFIAEGKSLKTGAAAIARLRPVEVGETNWSFTEITKGLVVGEFVITTPEAEGLKNGVKVKVE
- a CDS encoding ABC transporter ATP-binding protein, encoding MIDLSKITKSYRMGEMELQVLSGVSLAVQKGELIAIMGPSGSGKSTLMNIIGCLDRPTSGVYRFENREISTMTDDELASVRNSKLGFVFQTFNLLPRFSALKNVEVPLIYSGVPARQRRERALPLLQRVGLGDRMDHKPTELSGGQQQRVAIARALVNNPPLLLADEPTGNLDSRSGEDILKILTGLNDQGVTVIIVTHDQNVAAKCRRIITLKDGQILDDRAQA
- a CDS encoding ABC transporter permease — its product is MNFFETFRVAFEAILSNKVRSGLTMLGVIIGVMAVILLVSIGEGARVYITGELTGLGTNLLIITPGKTSTSGGFHPPSAGTVRKLTYDDSLALRRRAWLLTDAVPIVLGTGKVKYQNRSRDTTIIGTTIEFERVRNLFVDTGSFVALEDVDGKSKVIVLGRKVKDELFGDESPLGKVVMLSDARYRVIGVMRKKGTSLGWDIDDVVFIPVTSGQELFDTDGLFEILASTPRAEDVDRAISQIKDILIRRHAHKEDFTIQTQGAMLSTMNTILGVLTAVLGGIAGISLLVGGIGIMNIMLVSVRERTREIGIRKALGARNRDIMAQFMIEAMTLSGAGGIIGILIGVGLALLIPVFVDVLPTSVSLWSILMAFFFSAAVGVFFGVYPARKAALQDPIQALRYE
- a CDS encoding antibiotic biosynthesis monooxygenase — its product is MVTVALYVRLEAKPGKEAEVESFLKSGLPIVEEEPATTAWFGIRLGPSTFGIFDAFPDEKGRQAHLSGRVAAALMAKAPELLAKPPVIEKVDVLAAKLPEAKLAKERKAA